From Geomonas agri, one genomic window encodes:
- the rpmB gene encoding 50S ribosomal protein L28, which translates to MSRICEICGKGPSFGNNVSHANNKTSKIWRPNLQKIKAVKNGTVRSIKVCTRCIRSGHVTKAL; encoded by the coding sequence ATGTCCAGAATATGCGAGATTTGCGGTAAAGGCCCTAGCTTCGGGAACAACGTTAGCCACGCCAACAACAAGACCAGCAAAATTTGGCGCCCGAACCTGCAGAAGATCAAGGCCGTGAAAAACGGTACCGTCAGGAGCATCAAGGTCTGCACCCGCTGCATCCGCTCCGGTCACGTCACCAAGGCTCTCTAA
- a CDS encoding YdcF family protein, translating into MALLKGLISLLLLILIVLSVLFVDFVYKTFSLTPRDVKSDAIVVLTGGRGRVEEGVRLYRAGQGKKLFLIGVDPSVKKRELYQGDGAGNVYLEQNSRNTLENAIYARDLIMKHKMTSIKLITSRYHMKRSTILFRNALPKDVAIYPHPVDSSNLKEEWWSHQGSFKLLFSEFYKYCILRFFFMFAPGELRPIPGNN; encoded by the coding sequence ATGGCTTTATTGAAGGGGCTGATCTCCCTGTTGTTGCTGATACTGATCGTTCTGAGTGTTCTTTTCGTGGACTTCGTCTACAAGACCTTCTCCCTGACGCCGCGCGACGTGAAGAGTGACGCCATCGTGGTGTTGACCGGCGGGCGCGGCCGGGTGGAGGAGGGGGTGCGCTTGTACCGGGCCGGGCAGGGAAAGAAGCTGTTCCTGATCGGCGTCGATCCGTCCGTGAAGAAGCGCGAACTGTACCAGGGAGACGGGGCGGGGAACGTCTACCTTGAGCAGAATTCCCGCAACACCCTGGAGAACGCCATCTACGCGCGCGACCTGATCATGAAGCACAAGATGACCTCCATCAAGCTGATCACCTCGCGTTACCACATGAAGCGCTCCACCATCCTGTTCCGGAACGCGCTTCCCAAGGACGTGGCCATCTACCCGCACCCGGTCGACTCCAGCAACTTGAAAGAAGAGTGGTGGAGCCACCAGGGAAGCTTCAAGCTGCTGTTCTCCGAGTTCTACAAGTACTGCATCCTGCGCTTCTTCTTCATGTTCGCGCCGGGAGAGTTGAGGCCGATCCCTGGCAACAACTGA
- the rpoZ gene encoding DNA-directed RNA polymerase subunit omega → MARVTVEDCLEKVDNRFLLVMLASKRVKQLFKGAKPLIDNRAANKNVVVSLREIAAGKIGCEIGKKGR, encoded by the coding sequence ATGGCAAGGGTTACCGTAGAAGATTGCCTCGAGAAGGTGGACAACCGCTTCCTCCTGGTCATGCTGGCCTCCAAGAGGGTGAAGCAGCTGTTCAAGGGCGCCAAGCCGCTCATCGACAACAGGGCAGCGAACAAGAACGTGGTCGTCTCCCTCAGGGAAATCGCCGCCGGCAAGATCGGCTGCGAGATCGGCAAGAAAGGTCGTTAA
- the metG gene encoding methionine--tRNA ligase, whose amino-acid sequence MKPAFYVTTPIYYVNDVPHIGHAYTTLAADVLARYKRLKGFDVFFLTGTDEHGQKVEKAATTAGETPLELADRVMKRFQSLWEKLEISHTDFIRTTQERHKKGVSVLFERVMEKGDIYLGEYEDWYCTPCETFWTETQLIDFKCPDCNRPTEKLKEESYFFRMSKYQDQLLAHIEANPDFIQPKSRRNEIISFVKEGLRDLSVSRTTFQWGIPVPGNDKHVVYVWFDALTNYITALGYPEEGGNFDKYWPCDVHLIGKDILRFHTVYWPTFLMAAGLPIPKKVFAHGWWTVEGQKMSKSLQNVVEPNMLIDKYGVDAVRYFLLREVPFGLDGDFSHQALIHRINSDLANDLGNLLNRSTAMLGKYFGGVLQTPGEETELDKAYREKTVAMIEQVDNFIEELAFSRALQAIWEVISAGNKYIDETAPWTLAKDPEQRERLSTVMYYMLESQRVVYTLLSAFMPKTAQKGLCCLGWPEEASAEGLAWGGLKPGTAIAKAEALFPRIEEKAE is encoded by the coding sequence ATGAAACCGGCTTTTTACGTCACCACCCCCATCTACTACGTAAATGACGTCCCGCACATAGGGCACGCTTACACGACCCTGGCCGCGGACGTGCTGGCCCGCTACAAGCGGCTCAAGGGGTTCGACGTCTTCTTCCTGACCGGCACCGACGAGCACGGGCAGAAGGTCGAGAAAGCCGCCACCACCGCCGGCGAGACCCCGCTGGAGCTGGCGGACCGCGTCATGAAGCGCTTCCAGTCGCTCTGGGAGAAGCTGGAGATTTCCCACACCGACTTCATCCGCACCACCCAGGAGCGGCACAAGAAGGGCGTTTCCGTCCTATTCGAGCGGGTCATGGAGAAGGGCGACATCTACCTCGGCGAGTACGAGGACTGGTACTGCACCCCGTGCGAGACCTTCTGGACCGAGACCCAACTGATCGACTTCAAGTGCCCGGACTGCAACCGTCCCACCGAAAAGCTCAAGGAGGAGTCCTACTTCTTCAGGATGAGCAAGTACCAGGACCAGTTGCTGGCCCACATCGAGGCTAACCCGGACTTCATCCAGCCCAAGAGCCGCAGAAACGAGATCATCTCTTTCGTGAAAGAGGGCCTGCGTGACCTCTCCGTGTCCCGCACCACCTTCCAGTGGGGCATCCCGGTCCCGGGCAACGACAAGCACGTGGTCTACGTCTGGTTCGACGCCCTCACCAACTACATCACCGCGCTCGGCTACCCCGAAGAGGGGGGCAACTTCGACAAGTACTGGCCCTGCGACGTGCACCTGATCGGCAAGGACATCCTGCGCTTCCACACCGTCTACTGGCCCACCTTCCTGATGGCGGCCGGCCTCCCCATCCCGAAGAAGGTGTTCGCCCACGGCTGGTGGACCGTCGAGGGGCAGAAGATGAGCAAGAGCCTGCAGAACGTGGTCGAGCCGAACATGCTGATCGACAAGTACGGTGTGGACGCGGTGCGCTACTTCCTGCTGCGCGAGGTTCCTTTCGGTCTCGACGGCGACTTCTCGCACCAGGCGCTCATTCACCGCATCAACTCGGACCTGGCCAACGACTTGGGCAACCTCTTGAACCGCTCCACCGCGATGCTGGGCAAGTACTTCGGCGGCGTGCTGCAGACGCCGGGCGAGGAGACCGAGCTGGACAAGGCGTACCGGGAAAAGACAGTGGCCATGATCGAGCAGGTGGACAACTTCATCGAGGAGCTGGCCTTCAGCCGGGCGCTGCAGGCGATATGGGAAGTGATCTCCGCCGGCAACAAGTACATCGACGAGACCGCCCCGTGGACCCTGGCCAAGGATCCGGAGCAACGCGAGCGTCTCTCCACCGTCATGTACTACATGCTGGAGAGCCAGAGGGTGGTCTACACGCTGCTGTCCGCCTTCATGCCCAAGACCGCGCAGAAAGGCCTGTGCTGCCTGGGTTGGCCGGAAGAAGCCAGCGCCGAAGGGCTCGCTTGGGGCGGCCTGAAGCCCGGCACCGCCATCGCTAAGGCCGAGGCACTCTTCCCGAGGATCGAGGAAAAGGCGGAGTAA
- a CDS encoding RidA family protein — MKEIISTDQAPKAIGPYSQGVKAGGFLFLSGAIALDPATGEVVQGGIVAETEQVMKNIGALLTAAGLGFEDVVKTTIYLASMGDFATVNGIYGGYFQENPPARSTVEVKGLPRGVLVEIEVTALCR; from the coding sequence ATGAAGGAAATCATCAGCACCGACCAGGCCCCGAAGGCCATCGGTCCTTATTCCCAGGGAGTCAAGGCGGGAGGGTTCCTTTTCCTCTCCGGCGCCATTGCGCTCGACCCCGCCACCGGTGAGGTGGTGCAGGGGGGCATCGTGGCGGAAACCGAGCAGGTCATGAAGAACATCGGCGCGCTGCTCACGGCCGCGGGCCTGGGCTTCGAGGACGTGGTCAAGACCACCATCTACTTGGCTAGCATGGGGGATTTCGCGACGGTGAACGGCATCTACGGCGGCTACTTCCAGGAGAACCCGCCGGCCCGCAGCACCGTCGAGGTGAAAGGGTTGCCGCGCGGCGTCCTGGTGGAGATAGAGGTCACCGCTCTTTGCCGCTAG
- a CDS encoding RelA/SpoT family protein: MIRLNDILDKVSSYNPGADLDLLRKAYVFCAKVHQGQTRLSGEPYLIHPMEVAGILADLKLDLPAVVTGLLHDTVEDTLTTHEELESLFGAEVAQLVDGVTKIGKIHFKTKEESQAENFRKMLLAMANDIRVILVKLADRLHNMRTLQYQPEPKQRTIAKETLDIYAPIANRLGISWVKGELEDLSFRYLEPQLYYDLAGKVAKKKQERESYVATVKDIIKKQLEEHGIKGDVSGRSKHLYSIYKKMQSRNVDIDEIYDLIAIRVSVDDIRECYEVLGIIHSTWKPIPGRFKDYIAMPKGNMYQSLHTTVIGPYGERMEVQIRTVEMHRVAESGIAAHWKYKEGKGYDEKEVRHFTWIRQLLEWQQELDDSKEFMDTVKVELFPEDVFIFTPKGDVKGFPKGSTPIDFAYSVHTDVGHRCVGAKVNGKLVPLKYELKTGDIVEVITSPHHTPSKDWLKIVKSSRARNKIRAWVKTEERLRSITLGREICEKDFRRYSLNFSKLQKSGDLKKVAQEFGFQTEDDLMASVGYGKLSANQVVGKLVPADKIEAAKEQKETRIGKVIGALKGKSSSAIEINGVEDVLVRFGKCCNPLPGDEITGFITRGRGVTVHTADCPFAMALEPERRIEVAWNKGKKSALPVKIRVVCNDEKGILANIATAITNCEANISSASIQSTLDKRGENLFEVDVTDLDHLKKVFAAIMKVKGVIKVERLKS, from the coding sequence ATGATACGACTCAACGACATACTCGATAAGGTCTCCTCCTACAATCCGGGCGCGGACCTGGACCTGTTGCGCAAGGCCTACGTCTTCTGCGCCAAGGTGCACCAGGGACAGACCCGGCTCTCGGGAGAGCCCTACCTGATCCACCCCATGGAGGTGGCGGGGATCCTGGCGGACCTGAAACTGGACCTTCCCGCCGTGGTGACTGGCCTTCTGCACGACACCGTCGAGGACACCCTGACCACCCACGAGGAGCTGGAGTCGCTCTTCGGCGCCGAGGTGGCACAGCTGGTCGACGGCGTGACGAAGATCGGCAAGATCCATTTCAAGACCAAGGAGGAGAGCCAGGCCGAGAACTTCCGCAAGATGCTGCTCGCCATGGCCAACGACATCCGGGTCATCCTGGTCAAGCTCGCCGACCGCCTGCACAACATGCGCACCCTGCAGTACCAGCCCGAGCCCAAGCAGCGCACCATCGCCAAGGAAACGCTGGACATCTACGCCCCCATCGCCAACCGGCTCGGTATCTCCTGGGTCAAAGGCGAACTGGAGGACCTCTCCTTCCGCTACCTGGAGCCGCAGCTCTACTACGACCTGGCCGGCAAGGTCGCCAAGAAGAAGCAGGAGCGCGAGTCCTACGTAGCAACGGTCAAGGACATCATCAAGAAGCAGCTCGAGGAGCACGGCATCAAGGGTGACGTCTCCGGCCGCTCCAAGCACCTCTACTCCATCTACAAGAAGATGCAGAGCCGCAACGTCGACATCGACGAGATCTACGACCTGATCGCGATCCGCGTCTCTGTCGACGACATCCGCGAGTGCTACGAGGTGCTGGGCATCATCCATTCCACCTGGAAGCCGATCCCCGGGCGCTTCAAAGACTACATCGCCATGCCCAAGGGGAACATGTACCAGTCGCTGCACACCACGGTGATCGGTCCCTACGGCGAGCGGATGGAGGTGCAGATCCGCACCGTCGAGATGCACCGGGTTGCGGAGAGCGGCATCGCGGCGCACTGGAAGTACAAGGAAGGGAAGGGGTACGACGAGAAGGAGGTCCGGCACTTCACCTGGATCCGCCAGCTCCTGGAGTGGCAGCAGGAGCTGGACGACTCCAAGGAGTTCATGGACACCGTCAAGGTCGAGCTCTTCCCGGAGGACGTCTTCATCTTCACCCCGAAGGGGGACGTGAAGGGGTTCCCGAAAGGCTCCACCCCCATCGACTTTGCCTACTCGGTGCACACCGATGTCGGTCACCGCTGCGTCGGCGCCAAGGTGAACGGCAAGCTGGTGCCCTTAAAGTACGAGCTGAAAACCGGCGACATCGTCGAGGTCATCACCTCGCCGCACCACACCCCGAGCAAGGACTGGTTGAAGATCGTCAAGAGTTCGCGGGCGCGCAACAAGATCCGGGCCTGGGTGAAGACCGAGGAGCGCCTGAGGAGCATCACCCTCGGACGCGAGATCTGCGAGAAGGATTTCCGCCGCTACTCACTAAATTTCAGCAAGCTGCAAAAGAGCGGCGACCTGAAGAAGGTGGCCCAGGAATTCGGTTTCCAGACCGAGGACGACCTGATGGCGTCGGTAGGGTACGGGAAGCTCTCCGCGAACCAGGTGGTCGGCAAGCTGGTGCCTGCTGACAAGATAGAGGCGGCCAAGGAACAGAAGGAAACCCGCATCGGCAAGGTGATCGGGGCCCTGAAGGGGAAATCGTCCTCGGCCATCGAGATCAACGGCGTCGAGGACGTGCTGGTGCGTTTCGGCAAGTGCTGCAACCCCCTTCCCGGCGACGAGATCACCGGCTTCATCACCCGCGGCCGCGGCGTAACCGTGCACACCGCTGACTGCCCGTTCGCCATGGCCCTGGAGCCGGAGCGGCGCATTGAGGTGGCCTGGAACAAGGGGAAAAAGAGCGCGCTGCCGGTCAAGATCCGCGTCGTGTGCAACGACGAGAAGGGGATCCTGGCCAACATCGCCACCGCCATCACCAACTGCGAGGCCAACATCTCCAGCGCCTCCATCCAGAGCACGCTCGACAAGCGGGGCGAGAACCTGTTCGAAGTGGACGTGACCGACCTCGATCACCTGAAGAAGGTGTTCGCTGCCATCATGAAGGTGAAGGGTGTCATCAAGGTGGAGCGTCTGAAGAGCTAG